The following coding sequences lie in one Oceanicola sp. 502str15 genomic window:
- a CDS encoding DMT family transporter — MRLALLIALTMAAFAANSLLNRAAVDAGLTDPLGYALIRVASGAAMLWLLLALRGRGLSVQPVPVAGAISLTAYMLGFSLAYLTLGAGLGALILFGVIQITMFAVAVTTGAALGAQRLAGAVTAFSGLAFLLWPGGRISVDPAGAALMTVAGIGWAFYTLQGRGTADPLAASARNFLWCLPLVALAAVLARPDWPAPGGVVLAMVGGAVTSGLGYVLWYGVLPRIETTTAAVVQLSVPVIAVVAGALILGEALSLQLLIAGAAVLGGIALALTAPAAPADRSQTRD, encoded by the coding sequence ATGCGCCTCGCCCTCCTGATCGCCCTCACCATGGCCGCCTTCGCCGCCAACTCGCTGCTCAACCGCGCGGCGGTGGATGCTGGGCTGACCGACCCGCTGGGCTATGCGCTGATACGCGTGGCCTCGGGCGCGGCAATGCTCTGGCTGCTGCTGGCGCTGCGGGGCAGGGGACTGTCTGTACAACCGGTGCCCGTGGCAGGGGCGATCTCCCTCACCGCCTACATGCTGGGCTTCTCGCTGGCCTACCTCACCCTCGGTGCGGGACTGGGTGCGCTCATCCTCTTCGGGGTGATCCAGATCACCATGTTTGCCGTCGCTGTCACTACCGGTGCCGCGCTCGGGGCCCAAAGGCTGGCCGGGGCAGTTACCGCCTTTTCCGGCCTGGCCTTTCTGCTCTGGCCCGGCGGTCGCATATCTGTCGACCCGGCAGGCGCGGCGCTGATGACCGTGGCGGGGATCGGCTGGGCCTTCTACACCCTCCAAGGGCGCGGCACAGCCGACCCGCTGGCCGCCAGTGCCCGCAACTTTCTATGGTGCCTGCCGCTTGTCGCCCTGGCCGCCGTGCTCGCCCGCCCAGACTGGCCCGCGCCCGGCGGCGTGGTCCTCGCGATGGTCGGCGGGGCGGTGACATCGGGCTTGGGTTACGTGCTCTGGTATGGCGTGCTTCCCCGGATCGAAACCACCACCGCCGCCGTGGTGCAGCTCTCCGTGCCGGTGATCGCCGTGGTCGCGGGCGCGCTGATTCTGGGTGAGGCGCTGAGCCTTCAGTTGCTGATTGCCGGCGCCGCCGTGCTGGGCGGCATCGCGCTGGCGCTCACCGCGCCAGCGGCTCCAGCGGATCGTAGCCAAACCCGCGATTGA
- the groL gene encoding chaperonin GroEL (60 kDa chaperone family; promotes refolding of misfolded polypeptides especially under stressful conditions; forms two stacked rings of heptamers to form a barrel-shaped 14mer; ends can be capped by GroES; misfolded proteins enter the barrel where they are refolded when GroES binds) produces MAKDVKFNTDARNRMLKGVNILADAVKVTLGPKGRNVVLEKSFGAPRITKDGVSVAKEIELEDKFENMGAQMVKEVASRTNDEAGDGTTTATVLAQAIIKEGLKSVAAGMNPMDLKRGIDLATAKVVQAIKDAAREVNDSAEVAQVGTISANGEAEIGQQIADAMQKVGNEGVITVEENKGLETETEVVEGMQFDRGYLSPYFVTNPEKMIAELEDCMILLHEKKLTSLQPLVPLLEQVIQSQKPLLIIAEDVEGEALATLVVNKLRGGLKIAAVKAPGFGDRRKAMLQDIGILTGGQVISEDLGMKLENVTMDMLGTAKTVTITKDETTIVDGHGEKAEIESRVSQIRQQIEETSSDYDREKLQERVAKLAGGVAVIRVGGMTEVEVKERKDRVDDALNATRAAVQEGVVVGGGVALIQGAKALDGVTGANSDQNAGVAIVRKALEAPLRQIAENAGVDGSVVAGKIRESDDKSFGFNAQTEEYGDMFKFGVIDPAKVVRTALEDAASVAGLLITTEAMVADKPAKEGAGGGAPDMGGMGGMGGMM; encoded by the coding sequence ATGGCAAAAGACGTCAAGTTCAACACCGACGCCCGCAACCGCATGCTGAAGGGTGTCAACATCCTTGCCGATGCGGTCAAGGTCACCCTCGGCCCCAAAGGCCGTAACGTCGTGCTCGAAAAATCCTTCGGCGCGCCCCGCATCACCAAGGACGGTGTTTCGGTCGCCAAGGAAATCGAACTGGAAGACAAGTTCGAGAACATGGGCGCCCAGATGGTGAAAGAGGTTGCCTCTCGCACCAACGACGAAGCCGGCGACGGCACCACCACCGCAACCGTGCTGGCCCAGGCCATCATCAAGGAAGGCCTCAAGTCGGTTGCCGCCGGCATGAACCCGATGGACCTCAAGCGCGGCATCGACCTTGCCACCGCCAAAGTGGTTCAGGCCATCAAGGACGCCGCCCGCGAAGTGAACGACAGCGCCGAAGTGGCTCAGGTCGGCACCATCTCCGCCAACGGCGAAGCCGAGATCGGCCAGCAGATCGCTGACGCGATGCAGAAGGTCGGCAACGAGGGTGTCATCACCGTCGAAGAGAACAAGGGCCTCGAGACCGAGACCGAAGTTGTCGAAGGCATGCAGTTCGACCGCGGCTACCTGTCGCCCTACTTCGTGACCAACCCCGAGAAGATGATCGCGGAGCTGGAAGACTGCATGATCCTGCTTCACGAGAAAAAGCTGACCTCGCTTCAGCCGCTCGTGCCGCTGCTCGAGCAGGTGATCCAGTCGCAGAAGCCGCTGCTGATCATCGCTGAGGATGTCGAAGGCGAAGCCCTCGCAACTCTCGTGGTCAACAAGCTGCGTGGCGGCCTGAAGATCGCTGCCGTCAAGGCACCGGGCTTCGGCGATCGCCGCAAGGCCATGCTGCAAGACATCGGCATCCTGACCGGCGGTCAGGTGATCTCCGAAGATCTCGGCATGAAGCTCGAGAATGTCACCATGGACATGCTCGGCACCGCCAAGACCGTGACCATCACCAAGGACGAAACCACCATCGTGGACGGCCATGGCGAGAAGGCAGAAATCGAGTCTCGCGTGTCGCAGATTCGTCAGCAGATCGAAGAGACCTCCTCGGACTACGACCGTGAGAAGCTGCAAGAGCGCGTGGCCAAGCTGGCCGGCGGTGTTGCCGTGATCCGCGTCGGCGGCATGACCGAAGTGGAAGTGAAAGAGCGCAAGGACCGTGTCGATGACGCGCTCAACGCGACTCGCGCTGCCGTTCAGGAAGGCGTTGTCGTCGGTGGCGGCGTGGCCCTGATCCAGGGTGCCAAGGCGCTCGACGGTGTGACCGGTGCCAACTCCGACCAGAACGCCGGTGTGGCCATCGTGCGCAAGGCGCTCGAAGCTCCGCTGCGTCAGATCGCCGAGAACGCCGGTGTCGACGGTTCCGTCGTCGCGGGCAAGATCCGCGAAAGCGACGACAAGTCGTTCGGCTTCAACGCCCAGACCGAAGAATATGGCGACATGTTCAAGTTCGGCGTGATCGACCCCGCCAAAGTGGTTCGCACCGCGCTGGAAGACGCTGCTTCCGTGGCCGGCCTGCTCATCACCACCGAGGCGATGGTTGCCGACAAGCCCGCCAAAGAGGGTGCCGGCGGCGGTGCCCCCGACATGGGCGGCATGGGCGGCATGGGCGGCATGATGTAA
- a CDS encoding co-chaperone GroES — MAFTPLHDRVVVRRVESDEKTAGGLIIPDSAKEKPAEGEVVSVGAGARDDAGARIAPDVKAGDRVLFGKWSGTEVQIDGEELLIMKESDIMGIIA; from the coding sequence ATGGCATTTACCCCGCTTCATGACCGTGTTGTCGTCCGCCGCGTCGAATCCGACGAAAAGACCGCCGGCGGCCTCATCATCCCCGATAGCGCCAAGGAAAAGCCCGCCGAGGGCGAAGTTGTGTCCGTTGGCGCCGGTGCGCGTGACGACGCAGGCGCCCGCATCGCCCCCGATGTGAAGGCCGGCGACCGCGTGCTGTTCGGCAAATGGTCCGGCACCGAAGTTCAGATCGACGGCGAAGAGCTGCTGATCATGAAAGAGTCCGACATCATGGGCATCATCGCCTGA
- a CDS encoding NUDIX domain-containing protein, whose amino-acid sequence MPIRLATRAIIVQDNRLLIVNAWADPKNQLWCAPGGGAEMHASLPENLAREVHEETGLTVEVGPPCLVNEYHEKATGFHQVEIFFRCKVLAGEVTDDWEDPEKVVSKRRWVTAGELAALPHKPDSLGSVAFNRGFGYDPLEPLAR is encoded by the coding sequence ATGCCCATCCGCCTCGCCACCCGTGCCATCATCGTGCAGGACAACCGCCTGCTGATCGTCAACGCCTGGGCCGATCCCAAGAACCAGCTCTGGTGCGCGCCCGGGGGCGGGGCGGAGATGCACGCATCGCTCCCCGAGAACCTCGCCCGCGAGGTGCATGAGGAGACCGGGCTGACGGTGGAGGTGGGGCCGCCCTGCCTTGTGAACGAGTATCACGAGAAGGCGACGGGCTTTCATCAGGTGGAAATCTTCTTTCGCTGCAAGGTCTTGGCCGGTGAGGTGACGGACGATTGGGAAGACCCGGAGAAGGTGGTGAGCAAGCGGCGCTGGGTGACGGCGGGCGAGCTGGCCGCCCTGCCCCACAAGCCGGACAGCCTTGGCAGCGTCGCCTTCAATCGCGGGTTTGGCTACGATCCGCTGGAGCCGCTGGCGCGGTGA